A single window of Triplophysa rosa linkage group LG20, Trosa_1v2, whole genome shotgun sequence DNA harbors:
- the slc8a1a gene encoding sodium/calcium exchanger 1a isoform X7: MGQSRTSSYFSLALKLSIFLLVFSHELVPASAGGSKSSLDVDTSSNETSDEKCGGSNECKEGVVLPIWMPLNPSFGDKLARATVYFVGLFYMFLGVSIIADRFMASIEVITSQEKEITIKKPNGETTTTTVRIWNETVSNLTLMALGSSAPEIMLSVVEVCGHNFDAGELGPNTIVGSAAFNMFVIIGLCVSVIPEGEHRKVKHLRVFFVTATWSIFAYTWLYLILAVISPGIVEVWEGLLTLFFFPICVLFAWVADRRLLFYKYVYKRYRVGKQRGIIIETEGEPELQSKADIEMVGGIRNSHGEELFDGTVDIEDKGMDEEETRKEMARILKELKQKHPEKEMEQLIELANYQVLSQQQKSRAFYRCQATRLMTGAGNILKRHAADQARKAIGIHELRSEVSDNDISSKIFFDPGTYQCLENCGTVALNVVRRGGDLTNTVSVEYRTEDGTANAGSDYQFTEGVIVFKPGETEKEITVDIIDDDIFEEDEHFLVHLSNVKVVSEGTGNGNPGANHVETLAGLGLPCTATVTIFDDDHAGIFTFEEPTIHISESIGTIEVKVVRTSGARGVVVVPFKTIEGTAKGGGEDFEDTHGVLEFQNDEISKTIPINIIDDEEYEKNKNFFLEVGEPQLVEMSERKAVLLRECGGFVKTEDGEDETLTVKEKDERRIAEMGRPTLGDNVKLEIIIEESYEFKSTVDKLIKKTNLALLVGTNSWRDQFVEAITVSSGNDDVDECGEEKMPSCFDYVMHFLTVFWKILFAFVPPTDYWNGWACFIVSIIMIGVLTAFIGDLASHFGCTIGLKDSVTAVVFVALGTSVPDTFASKVAATQDQYADASIGNVTGSNAVNVFLGIGVAWSIAAIFHQSQGQYFHVEPGTLAFSVTLFTIFAFVCIAVLMYRRRPEIGGELGGPQTPKILTTTLFFSLWLMYIVLSSMEAYCIIQGF, encoded by the exons ATGGGCCAATCCAGGACTTCATCCTATTTTTCTCTCGCTCTAAAACTCAGCATCTTCCTCTTAGTTTTCTCCCATGAGCTTGTGCCAGCCTCTGCAGGCGGCTCCAAATCAAGCTTGGATGTGGATACTTCTTCTAATGAAACTTCTGACGAGAAGTGCGGCGGTAGTAATGAGTGCAAAGAGGGGGTGGTTCTGCCAATTTGGATGCCGTTGAACCCGTCCTTTGGAGATAAATTGGCGAGAGCCACTGTGTACTTTGTCGGTTTATTCTACATGTTCCTGGGGGTGTCCATCATCGCAGATCGCTTTATGGCTTCCATCGAAGTCATCACATCCCAGGAAAAAGAGATCACCATCAAGAAGCCCAACGGTGAAACCACAACCACGACCGTTCGTATATGGAATGAAACCGTCTCTAATCTTACTCTCATGGCTCTGGGGTCATCCGCTCCAGAGATTATGCTCTCCGTGGTTGAAGTGTGTGGCCACAACTTTGATGCAGGGGAGCTCGGCCCAAACACCATCGTAGGAAGTGCAGCTTTTAACATGTTTGTCATCATAGGTCTTTGTGTCTCTGTGATACCAGAAGGAGAGCATCGTAAAGTCAAGCACCTGAGAGTGTTCTTTGTCACAGCAACATGGAGTATCTTTGCATACACTTGGCTTTATCTGATATTGGCAGTGATCTCCCCAGGTATCGTGGAAGTTTGGGAAGGACTTCTTACTCTCTTCTTCTTTCCAATTTGTGTCTTGTTTGCTTGGGTTGCAGACCGGAGACTGCTGTTCTACAAGTATGTGTACAAACGTTACAGAGTAGGAAAACAGAGGGGAATAATCATCGAAACAGAAGGCGAGCCTGAGCTCCAATCCAAGGCAGATATCGAAATGGTTGGGGGAATTCGTAACTCTCACGGGGAGGAATTGTTTGACGGCACGGTGGATATTGAAGATAAAGGCATGGATGAGGAGGAGACCAGGAAAGAAATGGCCAGGATTTTAAAAGAGCTGAAACAGAAACATCCGGaaaaagagatggagcagctcATCGAGCTCGCCAACTATCAAGTTCTCAGCCAGCAGCAGAAAAGTCGGGCTTTCTATCGCTGCCAGGCCACCAGGCTAATGACCGGTGCCGGCAATATTCTGAAGAGGCACGCCGCAGACCAGGCCAGAAAAGCAATCGGCATCCACGAACTTCGCTCGGAAGTCTCCGATAACGATATCtcctccaaaatattttttgaccCAGGTACATATCAGTGTCTTGAGAACTGTGGGACCGTGGCGTTAAACGTGGTACGGCGCGGCGGCGACTTGACAAACACCGTGTCGGTCGAATATAGAACCGAGGACGGCACTGCCAACGCAGGCTCCGATTATCAGTTCACAGAGGGCGTAATAGTATTTAAACCAGGTGAGACCGAAAAGGAGATCACGGTGGACATCATCGACGATGACATTTTTGAAGAAGATGAACACTTCCTGGTTCATCTCAGCAATGTTAAGGTGGTTTCTGAAGGAACAGGCAATGGGAACCCAGGCGCCAATCACGTAGAGACTTTAGCTGGTCTTGGCCTTCCTTGCACAGCGACTGTGACTATTTTTGATGATGACCACGCTGGAATCTTCACATTTGAGGAACCCACGATTCATATCAGTGAAAGCATTGGTACAATAGAGGTGAAGGTGGTGCGTACCTCCGGAGCTCGTGGAGTAGTCGTGGTCCCGTTTAAAACCATTGAAGGCACAGCGAAAGGTGGAGGAGAGGACTTTGAAGATACCCACGGAGTCCTGGAGTTTCAGAATGATGAGATTTC CAAAACTATTCCGATCAATATTATCGATGACGAGGAGTATGAAAAGAATAAGAACTTCTTCCTGGAGGTTGGAGAGCCACAGTTGGTGGAAATGAGTGAGAGAAAAG CTGTCTTGCTGCGTGAGTGTG GTGGTTTCGTGAAGACAG AGGACGGGGAGGACGAGACCCTGACTGTAAAAGAAAAGGATGAGAGACGTATCGCTGAGATGGGTCGCCCAACGCTGGGCGACAATGTGAAACTTGAAATAATCATTGAGGAGTCCTATGAGTTTAAG AGTACAGTTGACAAACTCATAAAGAAAACCAACTTGGCCCTTCTGGTTGGAACCAACAGTTGGAGAGACCAGTTTGTAGAAGCCATCACTGTCAGCTCAG GTAATGATGATGTCGATGAGTGTGGTGAAGAAAAGATGCCGTCTTGCTTTGACTATGTCATGCACTTCCTGACTGTGTTCTGGAAGATTCTGTTTGCTTTTGTGCCCCCAACTGATTACTGGAATGGTTGGGCGTGTTTTATTGTGTCCATCATCATGATTGGCGTCCTCACTGCTTTCATTGGAGATCTGGCGTCACATTTCGGCTGCACAATTGGCCTGAAAGACTCTGTCACAGCAGTCGTGTTCGTGGCCCTGGGAACCTCCGTGCCAG aCACTTTTGCCAGTAAGGTGGCAGCCACCCAGGATCAATACGCAGATGCTTCCATCGGCAATGTGACGGGCAGCAACGCCGTGAACGTGTTCTTGGGCATTGGAGTGGCTTGGTCTATCGCTGCTATCTTTCACCAATCGCAGGGCCAGTATTTCCATGTGGAACCCGGCACGCTAGCTTTCTCCGTCACCCTTTTCACCATCTTTGCCTTCGTCTGTATCGCCGTCCTCATGTACCGCCGCAGGCCGGAGATCGGTGGGGAACTGGGCGGACCGCAGACTCCGAAAATCCTCACCACCACTTTGTTTTTTAGTCTCTGGCTGATGTACATCGTTTTGTCCTCCATGGAGGCCTATTGCATCATCCAGGGTTTCTAA
- the slc8a1a gene encoding sodium/calcium exchanger 1a isoform X2, whose product MGQSRTSSYFSLALKLSIFLLVFSHELVPASAGGSKSSLDVDTSSNETSDEKCGGSNECKEGVVLPIWMPLNPSFGDKLARATVYFVGLFYMFLGVSIIADRFMASIEVITSQEKEITIKKPNGETTTTTVRIWNETVSNLTLMALGSSAPEIMLSVVEVCGHNFDAGELGPNTIVGSAAFNMFVIIGLCVSVIPEGEHRKVKHLRVFFVTATWSIFAYTWLYLILAVISPGIVEVWEGLLTLFFFPICVLFAWVADRRLLFYKYVYKRYRVGKQRGIIIETEGEPELQSKADIEMVGGIRNSHGEELFDGTVDIEDKGMDEEETRKEMARILKELKQKHPEKEMEQLIELANYQVLSQQQKSRAFYRCQATRLMTGAGNILKRHAADQARKAIGIHELRSEVSDNDISSKIFFDPGTYQCLENCGTVALNVVRRGGDLTNTVSVEYRTEDGTANAGSDYQFTEGVIVFKPGETEKEITVDIIDDDIFEEDEHFLVHLSNVKVVSEGTGNGNPGANHVETLAGLGLPCTATVTIFDDDHAGIFTFEEPTIHISESIGTIEVKVVRTSGARGVVVVPFKTIEGTAKGGGEDFEDTHGVLEFQNDEISKTIPINIIDDEEYEKNKNFFLEVGEPQLVEMSERKAVLLRECGGFVKTGRNVYRKVQGRDKPIPSTIISIAEDGEDETLTVKEKDERRIAEMGRPTLGDNVKLEIIIEESYEFKSTVDKLIKKTNLALLVGTNSWRDQFVEAITVSSGNDDVDECGEEKMPSCFDYVMHFLTVFWKILFAFVPPTDYWNGWACFIVSIIMIGVLTAFIGDLASHFGCTIGLKDSVTAVVFVALGTSVPDTFASKVAATQDQYADASIGNVTGSNAVNVFLGIGVAWSIAAIFHQSQGQYFHVEPGTLAFSVTLFTIFAFVCIAVLMYRRRPEIGGELGGPQTPKILTTTLFFSLWLMYIVLSSMEAYCIIQGF is encoded by the exons ATGGGCCAATCCAGGACTTCATCCTATTTTTCTCTCGCTCTAAAACTCAGCATCTTCCTCTTAGTTTTCTCCCATGAGCTTGTGCCAGCCTCTGCAGGCGGCTCCAAATCAAGCTTGGATGTGGATACTTCTTCTAATGAAACTTCTGACGAGAAGTGCGGCGGTAGTAATGAGTGCAAAGAGGGGGTGGTTCTGCCAATTTGGATGCCGTTGAACCCGTCCTTTGGAGATAAATTGGCGAGAGCCACTGTGTACTTTGTCGGTTTATTCTACATGTTCCTGGGGGTGTCCATCATCGCAGATCGCTTTATGGCTTCCATCGAAGTCATCACATCCCAGGAAAAAGAGATCACCATCAAGAAGCCCAACGGTGAAACCACAACCACGACCGTTCGTATATGGAATGAAACCGTCTCTAATCTTACTCTCATGGCTCTGGGGTCATCCGCTCCAGAGATTATGCTCTCCGTGGTTGAAGTGTGTGGCCACAACTTTGATGCAGGGGAGCTCGGCCCAAACACCATCGTAGGAAGTGCAGCTTTTAACATGTTTGTCATCATAGGTCTTTGTGTCTCTGTGATACCAGAAGGAGAGCATCGTAAAGTCAAGCACCTGAGAGTGTTCTTTGTCACAGCAACATGGAGTATCTTTGCATACACTTGGCTTTATCTGATATTGGCAGTGATCTCCCCAGGTATCGTGGAAGTTTGGGAAGGACTTCTTACTCTCTTCTTCTTTCCAATTTGTGTCTTGTTTGCTTGGGTTGCAGACCGGAGACTGCTGTTCTACAAGTATGTGTACAAACGTTACAGAGTAGGAAAACAGAGGGGAATAATCATCGAAACAGAAGGCGAGCCTGAGCTCCAATCCAAGGCAGATATCGAAATGGTTGGGGGAATTCGTAACTCTCACGGGGAGGAATTGTTTGACGGCACGGTGGATATTGAAGATAAAGGCATGGATGAGGAGGAGACCAGGAAAGAAATGGCCAGGATTTTAAAAGAGCTGAAACAGAAACATCCGGaaaaagagatggagcagctcATCGAGCTCGCCAACTATCAAGTTCTCAGCCAGCAGCAGAAAAGTCGGGCTTTCTATCGCTGCCAGGCCACCAGGCTAATGACCGGTGCCGGCAATATTCTGAAGAGGCACGCCGCAGACCAGGCCAGAAAAGCAATCGGCATCCACGAACTTCGCTCGGAAGTCTCCGATAACGATATCtcctccaaaatattttttgaccCAGGTACATATCAGTGTCTTGAGAACTGTGGGACCGTGGCGTTAAACGTGGTACGGCGCGGCGGCGACTTGACAAACACCGTGTCGGTCGAATATAGAACCGAGGACGGCACTGCCAACGCAGGCTCCGATTATCAGTTCACAGAGGGCGTAATAGTATTTAAACCAGGTGAGACCGAAAAGGAGATCACGGTGGACATCATCGACGATGACATTTTTGAAGAAGATGAACACTTCCTGGTTCATCTCAGCAATGTTAAGGTGGTTTCTGAAGGAACAGGCAATGGGAACCCAGGCGCCAATCACGTAGAGACTTTAGCTGGTCTTGGCCTTCCTTGCACAGCGACTGTGACTATTTTTGATGATGACCACGCTGGAATCTTCACATTTGAGGAACCCACGATTCATATCAGTGAAAGCATTGGTACAATAGAGGTGAAGGTGGTGCGTACCTCCGGAGCTCGTGGAGTAGTCGTGGTCCCGTTTAAAACCATTGAAGGCACAGCGAAAGGTGGAGGAGAGGACTTTGAAGATACCCACGGAGTCCTGGAGTTTCAGAATGATGAGATTTC CAAAACTATTCCGATCAATATTATCGATGACGAGGAGTATGAAAAGAATAAGAACTTCTTCCTGGAGGTTGGAGAGCCACAGTTGGTGGAAATGAGTGAGAGAAAAG CTGTCTTGCTGCGTGAGTGTG GTGGTTTCGTGAAGACAG GCAGGAATGTGTACCGGAAAGTGCAGGGTAGAGACAAACCCATCCCCTCCACCATTATCAGCATCGCAG AGGACGGGGAGGACGAGACCCTGACTGTAAAAGAAAAGGATGAGAGACGTATCGCTGAGATGGGTCGCCCAACGCTGGGCGACAATGTGAAACTTGAAATAATCATTGAGGAGTCCTATGAGTTTAAG AGTACAGTTGACAAACTCATAAAGAAAACCAACTTGGCCCTTCTGGTTGGAACCAACAGTTGGAGAGACCAGTTTGTAGAAGCCATCACTGTCAGCTCAG GTAATGATGATGTCGATGAGTGTGGTGAAGAAAAGATGCCGTCTTGCTTTGACTATGTCATGCACTTCCTGACTGTGTTCTGGAAGATTCTGTTTGCTTTTGTGCCCCCAACTGATTACTGGAATGGTTGGGCGTGTTTTATTGTGTCCATCATCATGATTGGCGTCCTCACTGCTTTCATTGGAGATCTGGCGTCACATTTCGGCTGCACAATTGGCCTGAAAGACTCTGTCACAGCAGTCGTGTTCGTGGCCCTGGGAACCTCCGTGCCAG aCACTTTTGCCAGTAAGGTGGCAGCCACCCAGGATCAATACGCAGATGCTTCCATCGGCAATGTGACGGGCAGCAACGCCGTGAACGTGTTCTTGGGCATTGGAGTGGCTTGGTCTATCGCTGCTATCTTTCACCAATCGCAGGGCCAGTATTTCCATGTGGAACCCGGCACGCTAGCTTTCTCCGTCACCCTTTTCACCATCTTTGCCTTCGTCTGTATCGCCGTCCTCATGTACCGCCGCAGGCCGGAGATCGGTGGGGAACTGGGCGGACCGCAGACTCCGAAAATCCTCACCACCACTTTGTTTTTTAGTCTCTGGCTGATGTACATCGTTTTGTCCTCCATGGAGGCCTATTGCATCATCCAGGGTTTCTAA
- the slc8a1a gene encoding sodium/calcium exchanger 1a isoform X4 has protein sequence MGQSRTSSYFSLALKLSIFLLVFSHELVPASAGGSKSSLDVDTSSNETSDEKCGGSNECKEGVVLPIWMPLNPSFGDKLARATVYFVGLFYMFLGVSIIADRFMASIEVITSQEKEITIKKPNGETTTTTVRIWNETVSNLTLMALGSSAPEIMLSVVEVCGHNFDAGELGPNTIVGSAAFNMFVIIGLCVSVIPEGEHRKVKHLRVFFVTATWSIFAYTWLYLILAVISPGIVEVWEGLLTLFFFPICVLFAWVADRRLLFYKYVYKRYRVGKQRGIIIETEGEPELQSKADIEMVGGIRNSHGEELFDGTVDIEDKGMDEEETRKEMARILKELKQKHPEKEMEQLIELANYQVLSQQQKSRAFYRCQATRLMTGAGNILKRHAADQARKAIGIHELRSEVSDNDISSKIFFDPGTYQCLENCGTVALNVVRRGGDLTNTVSVEYRTEDGTANAGSDYQFTEGVIVFKPGETEKEITVDIIDDDIFEEDEHFLVHLSNVKVVSEGTGNGNPGANHVETLAGLGLPCTATVTIFDDDHAGIFTFEEPTIHISESIGTIEVKVVRTSGARGVVVVPFKTIEGTAKGGGEDFEDTHGVLEFQNDEISKTIPINIIDDEEYEKNKNFFLEVGEPQLVEMSERKGGFVKTGRNVYRKVQGRDKPIPSTIISIAEDGEDETLTVKEKDERRIAEMGRPTLGDNVKLEIIIEESYEFKSTVDKLIKKTNLALLVGTNSWRDQFVEAITVSSGNDDVDECGEEKMPSCFDYVMHFLTVFWKILFAFVPPTDYWNGWACFIVSIIMIGVLTAFIGDLASHFGCTIGLKDSVTAVVFVALGTSVPDTFASKVAATQDQYADASIGNVTGSNAVNVFLGIGVAWSIAAIFHQSQGQYFHVEPGTLAFSVTLFTIFAFVCIAVLMYRRRPEIGGELGGPQTPKILTTTLFFSLWLMYIVLSSMEAYCIIQGF, from the exons ATGGGCCAATCCAGGACTTCATCCTATTTTTCTCTCGCTCTAAAACTCAGCATCTTCCTCTTAGTTTTCTCCCATGAGCTTGTGCCAGCCTCTGCAGGCGGCTCCAAATCAAGCTTGGATGTGGATACTTCTTCTAATGAAACTTCTGACGAGAAGTGCGGCGGTAGTAATGAGTGCAAAGAGGGGGTGGTTCTGCCAATTTGGATGCCGTTGAACCCGTCCTTTGGAGATAAATTGGCGAGAGCCACTGTGTACTTTGTCGGTTTATTCTACATGTTCCTGGGGGTGTCCATCATCGCAGATCGCTTTATGGCTTCCATCGAAGTCATCACATCCCAGGAAAAAGAGATCACCATCAAGAAGCCCAACGGTGAAACCACAACCACGACCGTTCGTATATGGAATGAAACCGTCTCTAATCTTACTCTCATGGCTCTGGGGTCATCCGCTCCAGAGATTATGCTCTCCGTGGTTGAAGTGTGTGGCCACAACTTTGATGCAGGGGAGCTCGGCCCAAACACCATCGTAGGAAGTGCAGCTTTTAACATGTTTGTCATCATAGGTCTTTGTGTCTCTGTGATACCAGAAGGAGAGCATCGTAAAGTCAAGCACCTGAGAGTGTTCTTTGTCACAGCAACATGGAGTATCTTTGCATACACTTGGCTTTATCTGATATTGGCAGTGATCTCCCCAGGTATCGTGGAAGTTTGGGAAGGACTTCTTACTCTCTTCTTCTTTCCAATTTGTGTCTTGTTTGCTTGGGTTGCAGACCGGAGACTGCTGTTCTACAAGTATGTGTACAAACGTTACAGAGTAGGAAAACAGAGGGGAATAATCATCGAAACAGAAGGCGAGCCTGAGCTCCAATCCAAGGCAGATATCGAAATGGTTGGGGGAATTCGTAACTCTCACGGGGAGGAATTGTTTGACGGCACGGTGGATATTGAAGATAAAGGCATGGATGAGGAGGAGACCAGGAAAGAAATGGCCAGGATTTTAAAAGAGCTGAAACAGAAACATCCGGaaaaagagatggagcagctcATCGAGCTCGCCAACTATCAAGTTCTCAGCCAGCAGCAGAAAAGTCGGGCTTTCTATCGCTGCCAGGCCACCAGGCTAATGACCGGTGCCGGCAATATTCTGAAGAGGCACGCCGCAGACCAGGCCAGAAAAGCAATCGGCATCCACGAACTTCGCTCGGAAGTCTCCGATAACGATATCtcctccaaaatattttttgaccCAGGTACATATCAGTGTCTTGAGAACTGTGGGACCGTGGCGTTAAACGTGGTACGGCGCGGCGGCGACTTGACAAACACCGTGTCGGTCGAATATAGAACCGAGGACGGCACTGCCAACGCAGGCTCCGATTATCAGTTCACAGAGGGCGTAATAGTATTTAAACCAGGTGAGACCGAAAAGGAGATCACGGTGGACATCATCGACGATGACATTTTTGAAGAAGATGAACACTTCCTGGTTCATCTCAGCAATGTTAAGGTGGTTTCTGAAGGAACAGGCAATGGGAACCCAGGCGCCAATCACGTAGAGACTTTAGCTGGTCTTGGCCTTCCTTGCACAGCGACTGTGACTATTTTTGATGATGACCACGCTGGAATCTTCACATTTGAGGAACCCACGATTCATATCAGTGAAAGCATTGGTACAATAGAGGTGAAGGTGGTGCGTACCTCCGGAGCTCGTGGAGTAGTCGTGGTCCCGTTTAAAACCATTGAAGGCACAGCGAAAGGTGGAGGAGAGGACTTTGAAGATACCCACGGAGTCCTGGAGTTTCAGAATGATGAGATTTC CAAAACTATTCCGATCAATATTATCGATGACGAGGAGTATGAAAAGAATAAGAACTTCTTCCTGGAGGTTGGAGAGCCACAGTTGGTGGAAATGAGTGAGAGAAAAG GTGGTTTCGTGAAGACAG GCAGGAATGTGTACCGGAAAGTGCAGGGTAGAGACAAACCCATCCCCTCCACCATTATCAGCATCGCAG AGGACGGGGAGGACGAGACCCTGACTGTAAAAGAAAAGGATGAGAGACGTATCGCTGAGATGGGTCGCCCAACGCTGGGCGACAATGTGAAACTTGAAATAATCATTGAGGAGTCCTATGAGTTTAAG AGTACAGTTGACAAACTCATAAAGAAAACCAACTTGGCCCTTCTGGTTGGAACCAACAGTTGGAGAGACCAGTTTGTAGAAGCCATCACTGTCAGCTCAG GTAATGATGATGTCGATGAGTGTGGTGAAGAAAAGATGCCGTCTTGCTTTGACTATGTCATGCACTTCCTGACTGTGTTCTGGAAGATTCTGTTTGCTTTTGTGCCCCCAACTGATTACTGGAATGGTTGGGCGTGTTTTATTGTGTCCATCATCATGATTGGCGTCCTCACTGCTTTCATTGGAGATCTGGCGTCACATTTCGGCTGCACAATTGGCCTGAAAGACTCTGTCACAGCAGTCGTGTTCGTGGCCCTGGGAACCTCCGTGCCAG aCACTTTTGCCAGTAAGGTGGCAGCCACCCAGGATCAATACGCAGATGCTTCCATCGGCAATGTGACGGGCAGCAACGCCGTGAACGTGTTCTTGGGCATTGGAGTGGCTTGGTCTATCGCTGCTATCTTTCACCAATCGCAGGGCCAGTATTTCCATGTGGAACCCGGCACGCTAGCTTTCTCCGTCACCCTTTTCACCATCTTTGCCTTCGTCTGTATCGCCGTCCTCATGTACCGCCGCAGGCCGGAGATCGGTGGGGAACTGGGCGGACCGCAGACTCCGAAAATCCTCACCACCACTTTGTTTTTTAGTCTCTGGCTGATGTACATCGTTTTGTCCTCCATGGAGGCCTATTGCATCATCCAGGGTTTCTAA